A stretch of Lujinxingia sediminis DNA encodes these proteins:
- a CDS encoding RsmB/NOP family class I SAM-dependent RNA methyltransferase produces MNAIPDFSRYRDIIEDFEAFEAALARPLPLCVWANDLKIAPAELEASFNSHGIAYEPRSWRPGTYILDPTLSPGTRFEYAAGLYHVQEEVSLLPVTVLDPQPGERILDTCAAPGNKSAQIAVAMQNTGTLIANDRDYRRMRAVSRVLDRLGVFNTSLICHDAANLPADLDSFDRILADVPCSCEGTSRKNPRVGAARPAELSRMSRVQQAILKRALDLCRPGGLIAYATCTYAPEENEAVINACLNDPELGDFEVLPTRIPGFHSAAGLLEWQGESFDPRLENAMRVYPHHNDSGGFFVALLKKGGHS; encoded by the coding sequence ATGAACGCCATCCCCGACTTCTCACGCTACCGCGATATCATCGAGGACTTCGAGGCCTTTGAGGCTGCACTCGCAAGGCCCCTGCCCCTCTGCGTGTGGGCCAACGATCTGAAGATCGCACCTGCTGAACTTGAGGCCTCCTTTAACTCCCACGGCATCGCGTATGAGCCTCGGAGTTGGCGCCCGGGCACCTACATCCTCGACCCGACCTTGAGCCCGGGCACCCGCTTTGAATACGCCGCCGGGCTCTACCACGTGCAAGAGGAAGTCTCACTGCTGCCGGTGACAGTGCTCGATCCTCAGCCCGGCGAGCGTATCCTCGATACCTGCGCCGCACCGGGTAACAAGAGCGCGCAGATCGCCGTAGCCATGCAAAACACCGGAACACTGATTGCCAACGACCGCGACTACCGCCGTATGCGCGCCGTCAGCCGAGTGCTCGACCGCCTGGGCGTCTTCAACACCTCGCTGATCTGCCACGACGCGGCCAACCTCCCGGCCGACCTCGACAGCTTCGACCGCATCCTGGCCGATGTCCCCTGCTCCTGCGAAGGCACCTCCCGCAAAAACCCGCGCGTAGGCGCTGCCCGCCCCGCCGAACTCAGCCGTATGAGCCGCGTCCAACAGGCGATCCTCAAACGCGCTCTTGATCTCTGCCGTCCGGGTGGCCTGATCGCCTACGCCACCTGCACCTATGCCCCCGAAGAGAACGAGGCCGTCATCAACGCCTGCCTTAACGACCCCGAACTGGGCGACTTCGAGGTGCTGCCCACCCGCATCCCGGGCTTTCATAGCGCGGCGGGTCTGCTAGAGTGGCAGGGAGAGTCCTTCGATCCCCGGCTTGAAAACGCCATGCGTGTCTACCCCCACCATAACGACAGCGGCGGCTTCTTCGTGGCCCTCCTCAAAAAAGGAGGCCACTCATGA
- a CDS encoding Maf family protein, whose translation MAELSPQKLILATESTYKIELLERLGLSFEACAAHIDETRLPGEAPAAMAARLALQKARRVAADHPNAFVLGADQVIALDQTIFQKPGSVEGAVDQLMRLQGKTHRLITAIALRTPSGAELASEVAFEMVMRPLTEQRARAYVETDQPLFCAGSYRIEAGGIRLFEAARGDDFTAIIGLPLTRVWSLLEQTGYLETL comes from the coding sequence ATGGCAGAACTCTCCCCGCAAAAGCTCATTCTGGCCACCGAGTCGACCTACAAGATCGAACTTCTCGAACGCCTGGGCCTCTCCTTTGAGGCCTGTGCCGCCCACATCGACGAGACGCGACTGCCCGGCGAAGCCCCGGCTGCGATGGCCGCGCGCCTGGCGCTTCAAAAAGCACGACGCGTGGCCGCCGATCACCCGAATGCCTTTGTCCTGGGTGCCGATCAGGTCATTGCCCTCGATCAGACGATCTTCCAGAAACCGGGCTCCGTGGAGGGTGCGGTGGATCAGCTGATGCGCCTGCAGGGAAAGACCCACCGGTTGATCACGGCGATCGCGCTGCGTACCCCTTCCGGCGCGGAGCTGGCCTCGGAGGTTGCCTTTGAGATGGTCATGCGCCCGCTCACCGAGCAGCGGGCTCGGGCCTACGTCGAGACCGACCAACCGCTCTTCTGCGCCGGCTCCTACCGCATCGAAGCCGGCGGCATCCGCCTCTTTGAGGCCGCGCGAGGCGACGACTTTACCGCCATTATCGGCCTGCCCCTGACCCGTGTCTGGTCGCTCCTTGAGCAGACCGGCTACCTTGAGACGTTATGA
- a CDS encoding DUF493 domain-containing protein: MSDPQTMIDRLNAMHTFPGPFLFKVIGENEPTFVSRVVQAAVNAIGGDADVDVETRESGKGKHIAVTLSAQVQSPQMVLDVYELLRAVQGVRFMM; the protein is encoded by the coding sequence ATGAGCGATCCACAGACGATGATCGACCGACTCAACGCCATGCACACCTTTCCGGGGCCATTTTTGTTCAAGGTCATCGGCGAGAATGAGCCGACCTTTGTCAGCCGCGTGGTGCAGGCTGCGGTCAACGCCATTGGTGGCGACGCCGATGTTGACGTCGAGACCCGTGAAAGCGGCAAGGGAAAGCACATCGCCGTGACGCTCTCGGCGCAGGTCCAGAGCCCGCAGATGGTGCTCGATGTCTATGAGCTGCTGCGAGCGGTGCAGGGCGTGCGATTTATGATGTAG
- a CDS encoding PEGA domain-containing protein translates to MATSSSHTRTFKRLLVACALPLSLSLMMPAPAFAQDTIEQARERFMEGRAFYDNDEYEKAAEAFLESYELSGRSELLYNVGQAYRLAGKLTDAEAYFQRYLSELPGAPNAGEVADTVIEIQQAIAASMATLNVTSSPEGATILVEETRERCNAPCELDLAPGTYTLIASLPDFDQARQSITLEARQREELAMTLRAAVQTGRLMVQSDLSGATLIVGGQSYALPLQRAVEVEAGTTTFAIRGGGADFSESVEVPADDTLTLFIPASAMGQGGVFSNPRQSAALGLGGVGIALGAAATIMGMQASTTYDALEQQQNAFGGVNRELLDTGISQQRTANGLWIGAAVSLLASSGLFVWDVFASGDDEPIAPSEEPAPRRSDAPVELLD, encoded by the coding sequence ATGGCTACTTCGTCCTCACACACTCGTACCTTTAAGCGGCTGCTCGTGGCCTGCGCCCTGCCGCTCTCGCTCTCGCTGATGATGCCAGCCCCGGCCTTCGCGCAGGATACGATTGAGCAGGCTCGCGAACGCTTTATGGAAGGGCGAGCCTTCTACGATAACGACGAGTACGAGAAGGCCGCCGAGGCCTTTCTGGAGTCCTACGAACTCTCCGGCCGCTCCGAGCTGCTCTACAACGTCGGACAGGCCTACCGCCTGGCCGGAAAGCTCACCGACGCCGAGGCGTACTTCCAGCGCTACCTCTCGGAGCTCCCGGGTGCTCCCAACGCCGGCGAGGTCGCTGACACGGTCATTGAGATCCAGCAGGCGATCGCGGCCTCCATGGCGACCCTGAACGTGACGAGTTCCCCGGAAGGTGCGACCATCCTCGTCGAAGAAACCCGGGAGCGCTGCAACGCCCCCTGTGAGCTCGACCTTGCACCGGGCACCTACACCCTCATCGCGAGCCTCCCCGACTTCGATCAGGCCCGACAGAGCATCACGCTGGAAGCCCGTCAGCGCGAAGAGCTCGCCATGACCCTTCGTGCTGCCGTGCAGACCGGGCGCTTGATGGTCCAGAGCGATCTTTCCGGTGCTACACTCATCGTCGGCGGGCAGAGCTACGCGCTGCCTCTGCAGCGCGCCGTTGAAGTGGAAGCCGGCACCACGACCTTTGCGATTCGCGGAGGCGGCGCGGACTTCTCCGAGAGCGTGGAAGTCCCCGCCGATGACACACTCACCCTCTTTATCCCCGCCTCGGCCATGGGGCAGGGAGGCGTGTTCTCGAACCCGCGCCAGAGTGCGGCCCTGGGCCTGGGCGGGGTGGGTATTGCCCTGGGGGCGGCGGCGACCATCATGGGCATGCAGGCCAGCACCACCTACGACGCCCTCGAGCAGCAGCAAAACGCCTTTGGCGGCGTCAACCGCGAACTTCTCGACACCGGCATCTCCCAGCAACGCACCGCCAACGGCCTCTGGATCGGCGCGGCCGTCTCCCTGTTGGCCAGCAGCGGGCTTTTCGTCTGGGATGTCTTCGCCTCGGGCGATGATGAACCCATCGCCCCCTCCGAGGAGCCCGCCCCCCGGCGCTCCGACGCTCCCGTGGAGCTCCTGGACTGA
- a CDS encoding serine/threonine-protein kinase produces MAAKFPQKFGPYTLHQLVARGGMAEIYRATMPGIGGFEKTVAIKKILPHLAENDEFITMLIDEANIIVSINHFNIAQVYDLGCIDDTYYIAMEYIHGVDLAHIIKGMARRGQTVPVPHAVYIGSSICAGLHVAHSKADEQGNPLKIVHRDVSPHNVLLSYAGDVKIIDFGVAKAAVKESHTQHGVIKGKLLYMAPEQANTSDIDGRADLFAAGLIIYKMLTNRLPFEGDNEFQIYNNIMSKEITPPRILNPQVPEVVDQVVMKLLARDPDQRYQDGYSAKQDLDRALHQVAPGYTVNRLSRYIDENFSPGAEEARAASGPGVLAPHTPAHPALSTGQPATPAPYAAAHADDERDTVDVGAPAFHAQMAAHQAQPGFSQPMRASTSAADTGEFPAAAGPATLRPAAPASTKKKIPPAAIAAAVMSVVVVVLLALVVMNEDAQAPAPDPRSAIPADAIVRAEDPPVVPPPQEEPPPETITTLRLASTPESARVFRDGELLGITPITLELPVSDETSLYELKLEGYEDVGFRYAAREDNEVNLELTALNDAGDELPADEEVASANDPEPAPQPEPERQQEERRREVEVEPEPEPRPKPRRDPPPRPKKKKEKAPEPEPARDDIIDPFAF; encoded by the coding sequence ATGGCTGCTAAGTTCCCCCAAAAGTTCGGTCCGTATACGCTGCACCAGCTGGTGGCGCGCGGCGGTATGGCCGAGATCTACCGGGCGACCATGCCGGGCATCGGCGGATTTGAGAAAACCGTCGCCATCAAAAAGATTTTGCCCCACCTGGCCGAAAACGATGAGTTCATCACCATGCTCATCGACGAAGCCAACATCATCGTCAGCATCAACCACTTCAACATCGCGCAGGTCTACGACCTGGGGTGCATCGACGACACCTACTACATCGCCATGGAGTACATCCACGGCGTGGACCTGGCCCATATCATCAAGGGCATGGCCCGCCGCGGCCAAACCGTGCCGGTGCCCCACGCCGTCTATATCGGCTCCAGCATCTGCGCCGGACTCCACGTCGCCCACTCCAAGGCCGATGAACAAGGCAACCCGCTCAAGATCGTGCACCGCGATGTCAGCCCCCACAACGTGCTTTTAAGCTATGCCGGTGACGTCAAAATCATCGACTTCGGCGTGGCCAAAGCCGCCGTCAAAGAGAGCCATACCCAGCACGGCGTCATCAAGGGTAAGCTCCTCTACATGGCCCCGGAGCAGGCCAACACAAGCGACATCGACGGCCGCGCCGACCTCTTCGCAGCCGGTCTGATCATCTACAAAATGCTCACCAATCGCCTCCCCTTCGAAGGCGACAATGAGTTTCAGATCTACAACAACATCATGTCCAAGGAGATCACCCCTCCGCGCATCCTGAACCCGCAGGTGCCCGAGGTCGTCGATCAGGTTGTGATGAAGTTGCTCGCTCGCGATCCGGACCAGCGCTACCAGGACGGCTACTCCGCCAAGCAAGACCTCGATCGCGCACTCCACCAGGTCGCGCCTGGCTACACCGTCAACCGACTGAGCCGCTACATCGACGAGAACTTCTCGCCCGGGGCCGAAGAGGCGCGAGCGGCCAGCGGACCAGGCGTCCTGGCGCCCCACACTCCTGCCCACCCCGCGCTGAGTACCGGCCAGCCTGCCACGCCCGCCCCGTACGCAGCAGCCCACGCCGACGATGAGCGCGATACGGTCGACGTGGGCGCGCCGGCCTTCCACGCGCAGATGGCCGCCCACCAGGCCCAGCCCGGCTTCTCGCAGCCGATGCGCGCCTCGACCAGCGCCGCTGACACCGGGGAGTTCCCCGCCGCCGCAGGCCCCGCTACGCTGCGGCCGGCCGCACCGGCGAGCACAAAGAAGAAGATCCCGCCGGCGGCCATCGCCGCCGCGGTCATGAGCGTGGTTGTCGTTGTTCTTCTGGCGCTCGTGGTCATGAACGAAGACGCGCAAGCCCCGGCCCCTGACCCGCGCAGCGCGATCCCGGCCGATGCCATCGTGCGCGCCGAAGATCCTCCTGTCGTGCCGCCCCCGCAAGAGGAGCCCCCGCCCGAGACCATCACAACGCTTCGCTTGGCCTCCACCCCGGAGAGCGCTCGGGTCTTTCGAGATGGCGAGCTTCTCGGCATCACGCCGATCACGTTGGAGCTGCCCGTCTCCGATGAGACTTCCCTCTACGAACTGAAGCTCGAGGGCTACGAAGACGTCGGATTTCGCTATGCAGCGCGCGAAGATAACGAGGTCAATCTGGAGTTGACCGCCCTGAACGATGCCGGTGATGAGCTGCCCGCTGACGAGGAAGTTGCCTCCGCGAATGACCCGGAGCCGGCCCCGCAGCCTGAGCCTGAGCGTCAGCAAGAAGAGCGCCGCAGAGAGGTCGAAGTGGAGCCCGAGCCCGAACCCAGACCCAAACCCCGACGCGATCCGCCCCCGCGGCCCAAAAAGAAGAAAGAGAAAGCGCCGGAGCCCGAACCCGCGCGCGACGACATCATCGACCCCTTCGCGTTTTAA
- a CDS encoding EB domain-containing protein — MKNVSTLRRARQAPGLTALALILLCSSASGCMMDFDGFTSGETGILVDTDLPDATDAGDDVDTDAETPDGGDADLPPDEGEPGSVCAEDSDCTGEGVCRSNVCLTPCTFAEDTCSAGFFCSEVGAEDLCVPACDDRGTCDARNVGRDDLSCVYLKQSGLAAGTNDVRLDRACLVDSDDDGVTDAIDNCPDVINPTQRDSNGDGLGDACSDEPSCHPDAADGLIIYPRVTLPEGQLSAPLAIYDRDLVLLSNSDDPARASTAAVLDRAASTWTEISDLPYPGVARSVTQVEGRYTLISPGHSPLSERKTGRWLTVMPGGSLGAELDFGANLSSLNSIMMPSGVVKGLGRPPQEESLAILNILGGGRVNVRGWTTALNANAPLQLVPTPYDDAELAQYDSALREIVAITFSATGGISSTTRISIPTTWPAVPVIGEEDLAEDLSGFDPIIFPAAAGQRYLFDRNTGRAGRINGPGFQRLADYDIPELFEGLTQTHVYVLPQALGLGVVGRPADAPDQVEVRELYFNCHPVSAALDGDEDGTGDIIDTCPITANADQLDLDGNGLGDACDDDIDGDNISNGSDILTIPGENGADPQTIDMSMDADNDGTPDNDDTDVDSDGILDRYDPFPRDSSNNGLRNTWSIDSDGDGAADSLERSQGSNPFHPLDTPTSRNIIFLTEDDSGSRTLYRASKNDVENAVVVELPATINPHGLRMSPSGRFVSFLTAAPGQTESFGVYDLTNDAFLFERNVGAALRSINIVEEGPDGPDTYVATQQRFGDTSRWRISQIRINPDVDVTTIFSGIDHIWESSQSGNSVIFTAYDTDCRDCALTYGLDLNGAPPQPMLLGTIPAGAQGLHHPASGPRFITSWTDDSGAAVVGEFSFSGSSFGNAFGPLTLLDRFESVNFTSINRSVPRQVVFAASSDADTPMIWVHSPNATLSKLRYLPAGAADNPIVELQLAP; from the coding sequence ATGAAGAACGTCTCGACGCTCCGACGCGCCCGTCAGGCTCCCGGCCTGACCGCGCTCGCCCTCATCCTTCTCTGCAGCAGCGCCAGCGGCTGTATGATGGACTTCGATGGCTTCACTTCCGGCGAAACCGGCATCCTCGTCGATACCGATCTTCCCGACGCCACCGATGCCGGAGACGACGTCGATACCGACGCCGAAACCCCCGACGGTGGCGATGCCGACCTTCCGCCCGACGAGGGGGAACCGGGTAGTGTTTGCGCCGAAGACAGCGACTGCACCGGCGAAGGAGTTTGCAGAAGCAACGTCTGCCTGACGCCCTGCACCTTCGCTGAAGACACGTGTTCCGCAGGCTTCTTCTGCTCGGAAGTCGGTGCCGAAGACCTCTGTGTGCCCGCCTGCGACGATCGCGGAACATGCGATGCCCGTAATGTTGGCCGCGATGATTTGAGCTGTGTTTACCTGAAGCAGTCCGGCCTGGCCGCAGGCACCAATGACGTTCGACTGGATCGCGCCTGTCTGGTCGACAGCGATGACGACGGTGTCACCGACGCGATTGACAACTGCCCGGACGTCATTAACCCCACTCAGCGAGACAGCAATGGCGACGGATTGGGAGACGCCTGCAGTGACGAGCCGAGCTGCCACCCCGACGCCGCCGACGGACTGATCATCTACCCTCGGGTCACGCTGCCGGAAGGACAACTCAGCGCGCCACTGGCGATCTACGACCGCGATCTGGTGCTCCTCAGCAACAGCGACGATCCGGCTCGCGCCTCGACGGCCGCAGTACTCGACCGGGCCGCGAGTACCTGGACCGAGATTTCGGACTTGCCCTATCCCGGAGTTGCCCGCTCGGTCACACAGGTCGAGGGGCGCTACACCCTGATCAGCCCCGGCCACAGCCCTCTCTCGGAACGTAAAACCGGTCGCTGGCTTACCGTGATGCCCGGCGGCTCGCTCGGCGCAGAGCTCGATTTCGGGGCGAACCTAAGCTCCCTGAACTCCATCATGATGCCCTCGGGAGTGGTCAAGGGCCTGGGCCGCCCTCCGCAAGAGGAGTCCCTTGCCATCCTGAACATTCTCGGAGGAGGCCGAGTCAACGTTAGAGGATGGACCACTGCGCTCAACGCCAACGCCCCCTTGCAGCTGGTACCCACGCCCTACGACGACGCCGAGTTGGCCCAGTACGACAGCGCCCTTCGCGAAATCGTCGCAATCACCTTCTCGGCGACCGGAGGAATCTCCAGCACGACGCGAATCAGCATCCCGACCACCTGGCCTGCGGTTCCGGTCATCGGTGAAGAAGACCTCGCCGAAGATCTCTCCGGCTTCGATCCGATCATCTTCCCTGCCGCAGCCGGCCAACGCTACCTCTTCGACCGCAACACCGGACGAGCCGGCCGCATCAACGGACCAGGTTTCCAGCGTCTGGCCGACTACGATATTCCCGAGCTCTTTGAGGGGTTAACTCAGACGCATGTCTACGTGCTGCCTCAAGCGCTGGGGCTGGGCGTGGTGGGCCGCCCCGCCGACGCGCCCGACCAGGTCGAGGTCCGCGAGCTTTACTTTAACTGTCACCCGGTCAGCGCAGCTCTCGACGGCGACGAAGACGGCACCGGTGACATCATCGACACCTGCCCCATCACCGCCAACGCCGACCAACTCGACCTCGACGGCAACGGCCTCGGAGACGCCTGCGATGATGATATCGACGGCGATAACATCTCGAACGGCTCCGACATACTGACCATCCCCGGCGAAAACGGTGCCGATCCTCAAACCATCGACATGTCGATGGACGCCGACAACGACGGAACCCCCGATAACGACGATACCGACGTCGATAGCGACGGCATCCTCGACCGCTACGACCCATTCCCCCGCGACAGCTCCAACAACGGCCTGAGAAACACCTGGTCCATTGACTCCGACGGCGACGGTGCCGCCGACAGCCTGGAGCGCTCGCAGGGTTCCAACCCTTTCCACCCCCTCGACACCCCCACCTCACGCAACATCATCTTCCTGACCGAGGACGACTCCGGCTCGCGCACCCTCTATCGCGCCTCCAAAAATGACGTAGAAAACGCCGTCGTGGTGGAGCTTCCTGCGACCATCAATCCTCACGGTCTGCGCATGAGCCCCTCGGGCCGCTTTGTGAGCTTCCTCACCGCGGCCCCCGGACAAACGGAGTCCTTCGGCGTCTATGACCTGACCAACGACGCCTTCCTCTTTGAGCGAAACGTCGGCGCGGCGCTGCGTTCCATCAACATCGTCGAAGAGGGGCCAGACGGCCCCGACACCTATGTCGCCACTCAGCAACGCTTTGGTGACACGTCTCGCTGGCGTATCTCTCAGATTCGCATCAATCCCGACGTCGACGTCACCACGATCTTCTCCGGCATCGACCACATCTGGGAATCCTCGCAGAGCGGCAACAGCGTGATCTTCACGGCCTACGACACCGACTGCCGGGACTGCGCGCTGACCTACGGCCTCGACCTCAACGGTGCTCCCCCGCAACCCATGCTGCTCGGCACCATCCCGGCCGGTGCTCAAGGGCTGCATCACCCCGCCAGCGGCCCTCGCTTCATCACCAGCTGGACGGATGATTCCGGCGCGGCGGTCGTGGGTGAATTCAGCTTCAGCGGCTCCTCCTTCGGCAACGCATTCGGCCCCCTGACGCTTCTGGACCGATTTGAGAGCGTGAACTTTACGAGCATCAACCGCTCGGTACCGCGACAGGTTGTCTTCGCCGCCAGCTCGGATGCTGACACTCCGATGATCTGGGTCCACTCACCCAACGCTACGCTTTCCAAACTTCGCTACCTGCCTGCCGGGGCGGCGGATAATCCGATCGTCGAGCTTCAACTCGCCCCCTGA
- a CDS encoding MBL fold metallo-hydrolase, whose protein sequence is MKVETIASGVSDNFFYAVVDPRGRAGLIDPVDAEAAVARVREAGWELEWVINTHWHPDHVAGNAGVLAAFPDAQVVGPAGDRERIDAQFAGDARGAVDVEMRGGESLRVGELSLDVLDTPGHTEGHVSLRYGKHLFSGDVIFSGGAGHCRAGGDVGVQFSTFAHVLGALPDDTIFYAGHDYTARNCEFILSIEPEHREAGAVLEQAKASGPRERFESTLGQERAYNPFLRLADPGLRQALSSRYGESLEAARAQSQSEDEAVFRCLRALRDRW, encoded by the coding sequence ATGAAGGTTGAGACGATCGCGAGCGGTGTGAGTGATAACTTCTTTTACGCGGTGGTTGACCCCCGGGGGCGGGCCGGATTGATCGACCCGGTCGATGCCGAAGCGGCTGTAGCGCGGGTGCGTGAGGCCGGATGGGAGCTGGAGTGGGTGATCAACACGCACTGGCACCCGGATCACGTGGCTGGCAATGCCGGGGTGTTGGCAGCCTTTCCCGACGCTCAGGTGGTGGGCCCGGCCGGCGACCGGGAGCGCATCGATGCGCAGTTTGCCGGGGATGCGCGCGGAGCGGTGGACGTTGAAATGCGTGGTGGCGAGTCGCTGCGCGTGGGTGAGCTGAGCCTGGATGTGCTCGATACCCCCGGACACACCGAAGGGCATGTCAGCTTGAGGTATGGCAAGCATCTGTTCAGCGGGGACGTGATCTTCTCGGGTGGGGCGGGCCATTGCCGCGCGGGCGGGGATGTGGGCGTGCAGTTTTCGACCTTTGCACATGTGCTCGGAGCGTTGCCCGATGACACGATCTTCTATGCCGGCCACGACTACACGGCACGAAACTGCGAGTTCATTCTCTCGATCGAGCCGGAACATCGTGAGGCCGGGGCGGTGTTAGAGCAGGCGAAGGCGTCCGGGCCCCGTGAGCGCTTTGAAAGTACCCTGGGCCAGGAGCGCGCCTATAACCCCTTTTTGCGACTTGCTGATCCGGGCTTGCGTCAGGCGCTTTCGTCGCGCTACGGGGAGTCGTTGGAGGCTGCCCGGGCGCAGTCTCAGAGCGAAGATGAGGCGGTGTTTCGGTGTCTGAGGGCGCTTCGAGACCGCTGGTAA
- a CDS encoding peroxiredoxin family protein: MFDRQVRWMIVAALVALIAGVGGSSWYFYRDPGLLDAVVALEGQWVDRAAPGFELPDRQGQMHALSRYQGQVVFLNFWASFCEPCRKEMPSMEALVRQYRDQGMVMVAVSLDAEWTEVDGFMQEFLPGQRSAMTVLLDAENQVSRLYGTEMIPETYIIDRDGTVIARFVGDYDWTRPEARQLIEALL; the protein is encoded by the coding sequence ATGTTCGATCGACAGGTACGATGGATGATTGTGGCGGCGCTGGTGGCGCTGATCGCCGGTGTGGGCGGCTCATCGTGGTATTTCTACCGCGATCCGGGTCTGCTCGATGCCGTGGTGGCGCTGGAGGGGCAGTGGGTGGACCGCGCTGCTCCTGGCTTTGAGCTCCCCGATCGCCAGGGGCAGATGCACGCCCTTTCGCGCTACCAGGGGCAGGTGGTCTTTTTGAACTTCTGGGCGAGCTTTTGCGAGCCCTGTCGAAAAGAGATGCCCTCGATGGAGGCCCTGGTGCGCCAGTATCGGGACCAGGGCATGGTGATGGTGGCGGTGAGTCTGGATGCGGAGTGGACGGAGGTCGACGGGTTTATGCAGGAGTTTTTGCCCGGTCAGCGCAGCGCGATGACGGTGTTGCTGGACGCTGAAAACCAGGTTAGCCGCCTTTACGGCACCGAGATGATCCCGGAGACCTACATCATCGATCGCGATGGCACGGTCATCGCGCGCTTCGTTGGCGACTATGACTGGACGCGACCTGAAGCGCGGCAGCTGATTGAGGCCTTGCTATGA
- a CDS encoding MlaE family ABC transporter permease → MLKRGVERVGEKVIGAIEEIGQLTTMLISALVWMFRPPFRVRVVFQSFESVGVGSLFIVLLTGLFAGLVLAYQSDMAFRMFNAETLVGATVAISLLRELGPVFTGLMVAGRTGSAMTTELGTMRVTEQIDAMAVMAVNPIQYLVMPRILATTLMVPVLNMLFNFVGIGAAYLLSVEVMNSDPGIFLHHITRFITAQDFLFSTIKAASFGLIIGLVGCYKGFYASGGAKGVGEATTSSVVTSSISILLVDYALTVSMWSL, encoded by the coding sequence ATGTTAAAGCGCGGTGTTGAAAGAGTGGGGGAGAAAGTCATCGGCGCGATCGAAGAGATCGGTCAGCTGACGACGATGCTCATCTCGGCGCTGGTGTGGATGTTTCGTCCCCCGTTTCGGGTGCGAGTCGTCTTCCAGAGCTTTGAGTCGGTAGGGGTGGGGAGTCTCTTTATCGTGCTGCTCACCGGGCTCTTTGCGGGACTTGTGCTGGCGTACCAGTCGGATATGGCGTTTCGGATGTTTAACGCTGAAACGCTGGTCGGAGCGACGGTTGCGATCAGCCTTCTTCGCGAGCTCGGCCCTGTGTTTACAGGGCTGATGGTCGCCGGACGAACCGGCAGTGCGATGACCACGGAGCTCGGGACGATGCGGGTCACCGAGCAAATCGATGCGATGGCGGTGATGGCGGTCAATCCCATTCAGTACCTGGTGATGCCGCGCATTCTGGCAACCACGTTGATGGTGCCGGTGCTGAACATGCTTTTTAACTTTGTGGGGATTGGCGCCGCCTACCTGTTGTCGGTGGAGGTGATGAACTCCGACCCGGGGATCTTCCTTCATCACATCACGCGTTTTATCACCGCGCAGGATTTTCTGTTCAGCACGATCAAGGCGGCGAGCTTCGGGCTGATTATCGGGCTGGTGGGGTGTTACAAGGGGTTCTATGCCTCGGGCGGGGCCAAAGGCGTGGGTGAGGCGACCACCTCCTCGGTGGTGACCAGCAGCATTTCTATTTTGCTGGTAGACTACGCTCTGACCGTGTCGATGTGGTCCCTTTGA